ACGGCAGCCAGCGAGAGCCCTGCCGACAGCTTCAGCCTGGATATCGCGGCACCCGATATCACACCGGAAACCACTGCAGCAGATGCCAGCAGCGAAGCGGAAGAATTCCAGCGCGCCCTGGCTGAAGCATTGAAGACGCGTAACAGCACGCCGCCGGCAACAGCTGCCTATGGCAATGCACCGGATGCAAACGAAGAAGCCCCGGATCTGCCCGATGTTTTCGGCAAGCAGCGCCGCTCGGCTGAAACCGCTGATCCTGATGAAGCCATCGCGCCTCCAGCCCCTCCGGAAACCATCTTTACCCGTCCGCAGCCTCATCCGCCAGCAGAACAGACGACACCGGAGTTTCCAGAAGACACTACCGATCAGGAAGCAAAACCACGCAAACCCCTGCTGACGGTAATCATGGCCTTGCTGGCCGTCATCGGTGGCATTTTGCTGGCCGGTCAGCTGGTCTATTTCAACCGCACGCGCATTGCTGCCGAAGTACCGGAATCCCGTCCGGCACTCGAAGCTTTCTGCGGCATTGTCGGTTGCAAGGTCCCCTGGCCCAGCGATATCGGCCAGGTCCGCACCGAATGGTCCGAACTGGCCTTCGTCCCCGAACATGCCAACCTGATCCAGCTATCAGCCACGCTGAAAAACCATGCCGCTTTCGCGCAGAGCTACCCGATGCTGGAAGTTTCGCTGAAGGATGCCGATGACCAGGTACTGATTCGCAAAGTGTTTTCACCCAAGGAATACCTGAAG
The sequence above is drawn from the Aquitalea denitrificans genome and encodes:
- a CDS encoding DUF3426 domain-containing protein yields the protein MSYTTQCPSCQTRFKVNDKQLSAANGLVRCGRCAHVFNATEHFVSPEAITPPSPSPAPAAIAQPIAPPAAANPPPAPPAADPMDDFELELPDFDPQTAASESPADSFSLDIAAPDITPETTAADASSEAEEFQRALAEALKTRNSTPPATAAYGNAPDANEEAPDLPDVFGKQRRSAETADPDEAIAPPAPPETIFTRPQPHPPAEQTTPEFPEDTTDQEAKPRKPLLTVIMALLAVIGGILLAGQLVYFNRTRIAAEVPESRPALEAFCGIVGCKVPWPSDIGQVRTEWSELAFVPEHANLIQLSATLKNHAAFAQSYPMLEVSLKDADDQVLIRKVFSPKEYLKADDLKLQRFNANSEVKITMRLDIGKVRAMGYSLYWFYP